A DNA window from Thioalkalivibrio sp. XN279 contains the following coding sequences:
- the eno gene encoding phosphopyruvate hydratase has translation MAKIVEVRGREILDSRGNPTVEADVMLEGGFMGRAGVPSGASTGTREAVELRDGDKSRYLGKGVQKAVANVNGEIRAAVEGMDANDQQALDRRLIELDGTDNKGRLGANAILAVSLAAAKAAAAASGQSLFRYLHTGGDFAMPVPMMNIINGGSHADNSVDIQEFMIMPVGAPSFSEALRYGAEIFHALKAVLLSRKLATAVGDEGGFAPDLPSNEAALETILAAIEKAGFKTGEDIVLALDVASSEFYADGVYRLASENREFDAAGFCDYLQGLVASYPIVSVEDGMAEDDWAGWKLLTERLGKKVQLVGDDLFVTNTKILKRGIDEGIANSILIKVNQIGTLTETLEAIAMADAAGFSAVVSHRSGETEDATIADIAVATPATQIKTGSLSRSDRVAKYNQLLRIEEELGASARYPGRAALPLSGG, from the coding sequence ATGGCAAAGATCGTAGAAGTGCGCGGGCGCGAGATCCTGGATTCGCGCGGCAACCCCACCGTCGAGGCCGACGTCATGCTGGAGGGTGGCTTCATGGGCCGCGCCGGCGTGCCCTCCGGTGCGTCCACCGGCACGCGTGAGGCCGTCGAGCTGCGTGACGGCGACAAGTCCCGCTACCTCGGCAAGGGTGTGCAGAAGGCCGTGGCCAACGTCAACGGCGAGATCCGTGCCGCCGTCGAAGGCATGGATGCGAACGACCAGCAGGCGCTCGATCGCCGCCTGATCGAGCTCGACGGCACCGACAACAAGGGCCGCCTCGGCGCCAACGCGATCCTTGCCGTGTCCCTGGCCGCGGCCAAGGCGGCAGCAGCAGCGAGCGGCCAGTCGTTGTTCCGCTACCTGCACACCGGCGGCGATTTCGCCATGCCGGTGCCGATGATGAACATCATCAACGGCGGCTCGCATGCCGACAACAGCGTCGACATCCAGGAGTTCATGATCATGCCCGTCGGCGCGCCGAGCTTCTCCGAAGCGCTGCGTTACGGCGCGGAGATCTTCCACGCTCTCAAGGCCGTGCTGCTGTCGCGCAAGCTCGCTACGGCGGTGGGCGACGAGGGCGGCTTCGCGCCCGACCTGCCGTCCAACGAGGCGGCGCTGGAGACCATCCTGGCTGCGATCGAAAAGGCCGGCTTCAAGACGGGCGAGGACATCGTGCTGGCGCTCGACGTGGCCAGCTCCGAGTTCTATGCCGACGGCGTGTACCGGCTCGCCTCTGAGAACCGCGAGTTCGACGCCGCCGGTTTCTGCGACTACCTGCAGGGCCTGGTGGCGAGCTATCCCATCGTCTCCGTCGAGGACGGCATGGCCGAGGACGACTGGGCCGGCTGGAAGCTGCTGACCGAGCGCCTTGGCAAGAAGGTGCAGCTGGTCGGCGACGACCTGTTCGTCACCAACACGAAGATCCTCAAGCGCGGCATCGACGAGGGCATCGCCAACTCCATCCTCATCAAGGTGAACCAGATCGGCACCCTCACGGAGACGCTCGAGGCCATTGCCATGGCGGATGCGGCCGGCTTCAGCGCCGTCGTGTCGCACCGTTCCGGCGAGACCGAGGACGCGACCATCGCCGACATCGCGGTGGCGACCCCGGCGACGCAGATCAAGACCGGTTCGCTGTCGCGTTCCGATCGCGTCGCCAAGTACAACCAGCTGCTGCGCATCGAGGAAGAGCTGGGCGCTTCGGCCCGCTATCCGGGCCGCGCGGCACTGCCGCTCAGCGGCGGCTGA
- the kdsA gene encoding 3-deoxy-8-phosphooctulonate synthase, with translation MKLCGFEVGLDRPLFLIAGPCVIEGREFSLETAGRLKEITARVGVPFIYKSSFDKANRSSIGSFRGPGMEEGLKILEAVKREIGVPVLTDIHEDTPLGEVAAVVDVLQTPAFLCRQTNFIVAACSQGRPVNIKKGQFLSPWEMKNVIDKARSTGNEQVMACERGFTFGYNNLVSDMRALAVMRETGAPVVFDATHSVQLPGGKGSASGGQREFVPVLARAAVAAGVSGLFMETHPDPANALSDGPNAWPLDRLEGLLETLKVLDETVKARPFDEMQ, from the coding sequence ATGAAGTTGTGCGGCTTCGAGGTGGGCCTCGACCGCCCGCTGTTCCTCATCGCCGGGCCCTGCGTCATCGAGGGCAGGGAGTTCTCGCTCGAGACGGCCGGGCGGCTGAAGGAGATCACGGCCCGCGTCGGCGTGCCGTTCATCTACAAGTCGTCCTTCGACAAGGCGAACCGCTCCTCCATCGGCAGCTTCCGCGGCCCGGGCATGGAAGAGGGCTTGAAGATCCTCGAGGCGGTGAAGCGCGAGATCGGCGTGCCGGTGCTGACCGACATCCACGAGGACACGCCGCTGGGCGAGGTCGCAGCCGTGGTGGACGTGCTGCAGACGCCGGCGTTCCTGTGCCGCCAGACCAATTTCATCGTCGCCGCCTGCTCGCAGGGCAGGCCGGTGAACATCAAGAAAGGCCAGTTCCTTTCGCCCTGGGAAATGAAGAACGTCATCGACAAGGCGCGCTCCACCGGCAACGAGCAGGTCATGGCCTGCGAGCGCGGCTTCACCTTCGGTTACAACAACCTGGTCTCCGACATGCGCGCCCTGGCGGTGATGCGCGAGACCGGCGCACCCGTGGTCTTCGACGCCACACACTCGGTGCAGCTGCCCGGCGGCAAGGGCTCCGCCTCGGGCGGGCAACGCGAGTTCGTGCCGGTGCTGGCGCGCGCGGCCGTGGCAGCCGGCGTATCGGGCCTGTTCATGGAAACCCACCCCGACCCGGCGAATGCCCTCTCGGACGGTCCCAATGCATGGCCGCTGGACCGGCTCGAGGGATTGCTGGAGACGCTCAAGGTGCTCGACGAGACCGTCAAGGCGCGGCCCTTCGACGAGATGCAGTAG
- the truD gene encoding tRNA pseudouridine(13) synthase TruD, protein MPFAFGGPAGKGRIRAEPADFVVTEELSFALKGEGEHLFLRLRETGCNTAWVAGQLARWAGRPRHDVGYAGLKDRHAVTEQWFSVLCPGGRHPDPAALMIEGVELLEWRSHDRKLKRGALRGNTFRLRVTGLEADPGLLEPRLRAIATRGVPNAFGPQRFGREQGNLRLAERWFSGELRPRRDERGFALSAARSLIFNAVLAARISAGSWETAAAGDPVQLDGSGSWFIAEAGDDALPARLAALDVHPTGPLWGQGEPPGHGPGAELERVVAARFPLFAAGLAAHGLEQERRSLRLRVAELAWRTEDDVLELSFSLPAGAFATAVLRELLDVD, encoded by the coding sequence TTGCCGTTCGCCTTCGGCGGCCCGGCCGGCAAAGGCCGTATTCGTGCGGAGCCCGCGGATTTCGTCGTCACCGAGGAGCTCAGCTTCGCCCTGAAAGGTGAGGGCGAGCATCTCTTCCTGCGGCTGCGCGAGACGGGCTGCAACACGGCCTGGGTGGCGGGGCAGCTCGCGCGCTGGGCCGGGCGGCCGCGCCACGACGTCGGCTACGCCGGCCTCAAGGACCGCCATGCCGTCACTGAGCAGTGGTTCAGCGTGCTTTGTCCCGGTGGCCGGCATCCGGATCCCGCCGCGCTCATGATCGAGGGCGTGGAATTGCTCGAATGGCGGTCGCACGACCGCAAGCTCAAGCGCGGCGCGCTGCGCGGGAACACTTTTCGCCTGCGTGTCACCGGGCTGGAAGCCGACCCGGGCCTGCTCGAGCCGCGCCTGCGGGCGATCGCGACGCGCGGCGTGCCCAATGCCTTCGGCCCGCAGCGCTTCGGTCGCGAGCAGGGCAACCTGCGCCTTGCAGAGCGCTGGTTCAGCGGCGAGCTGCGCCCACGGCGTGACGAGCGCGGATTCGCCCTGTCGGCGGCGCGTTCGCTGATCTTCAACGCGGTCCTCGCCGCGCGCATATCAGCGGGTAGCTGGGAGACAGCGGCAGCGGGCGACCCCGTGCAGCTCGACGGCAGCGGCAGCTGGTTCATCGCCGAGGCCGGCGACGACGCGTTGCCTGCCCGTCTCGCGGCGCTGGACGTGCATCCCACGGGTCCGCTTTGGGGCCAGGGCGAACCGCCCGGCCACGGCCCCGGCGCCGAACTCGAGCGCGTCGTCGCCGCCCGCTTCCCGCTATTCGCCGCGGGACTCGCGGCGCACGGGCTGGAGCAGGAGCGGCGGTCGCTGCGCCTGCGCGTGGCAGAGCTCGCGTGGCGCACCGAGGACGATGTCCTCGAGCTGTCTTTCAGCCTGCCCGCCGGGGCGTTCGCCACGGCCGTGCTGCGCGAGCTGCTCGACGTCGACTGA
- a CDS encoding CTP synthase encodes MTRFVFVTGGVVSSLGKGIASASLGAILEARGLKVSMIKLDPYINVDPGTMSPFQHGEVFVTNDGTETDLDLGHYERFVSTVTSRHSNFTTGKIYQTVIAKERRGEYLGATVQVIPHITDEIKRSVHAGAGGADVCMVEIGGTVGDIESLPFLEAIRQMGVELGRERVAYMHLTLVPYIAASGETKTKPTQHSVKELRSIGIQPDVLLCRSDRALPADQRRKIALFTNVEEKAVISCRDVDDIYKIPLMLNGQHLDDIICDKLRIEAPPADLSEWQAVVDAKANPLHRVDIAMVGKYVDFQDSYMSLNEALIHAGIHTRTKVKIHFVEAEQIERDGNTDRLHGMDAILVPGGFGDRGIEGKIIAAQYAREQGVPYLGICLGLQIAVIEYARHVAGLEGAHSTEFKPDTPHPVIALITEWMDRTGALEKRDAGSDLGGTMRLGGQECLLSPGSRVAAIYGKDSIVERHRHRYEFNNNYREPLERAGLVMSGWSQDGLCEMVELPEHPWFVACQFHPEFTSNPRDGHPLFSGFIEAARVRRQYEEAEAVPA; translated from the coding sequence ATGACCCGTTTCGTCTTCGTAACCGGCGGCGTAGTTTCCTCTCTTGGGAAAGGCATCGCCTCGGCGTCCCTGGGCGCCATCCTCGAGGCCCGCGGCCTCAAAGTCAGCATGATCAAGCTGGATCCTTACATCAACGTGGATCCCGGCACCATGAGCCCGTTCCAGCACGGCGAGGTGTTCGTCACCAACGACGGCACCGAGACCGACCTGGACCTGGGTCACTACGAGCGCTTCGTAAGCACGGTGACCTCGCGGCATAGCAACTTCACCACCGGCAAGATCTACCAGACCGTCATCGCCAAGGAGCGGCGCGGCGAGTATCTCGGCGCCACGGTGCAGGTCATCCCCCACATCACCGACGAAATCAAGCGCAGCGTGCATGCGGGCGCCGGCGGCGCCGACGTCTGCATGGTGGAGATCGGCGGCACGGTCGGCGACATCGAGTCGCTGCCCTTCCTCGAAGCCATCCGCCAGATGGGCGTGGAGCTCGGGCGCGAGCGCGTCGCGTACATGCACCTGACACTGGTGCCTTACATCGCTGCCTCGGGCGAGACCAAGACCAAGCCGACCCAGCACTCGGTGAAGGAGCTGCGCAGCATCGGCATCCAGCCCGACGTGTTGCTGTGCCGCTCCGATCGCGCGCTGCCGGCCGACCAGCGGCGCAAGATTGCGCTGTTCACGAACGTGGAGGAGAAGGCGGTCATCTCCTGCCGCGACGTGGACGACATCTACAAGATCCCGCTGATGCTCAACGGCCAGCATCTCGACGACATCATCTGCGACAAGCTGCGCATCGAGGCGCCGCCGGCGGACCTGTCGGAGTGGCAGGCCGTGGTGGACGCCAAGGCCAACCCGCTGCACCGCGTGGACATCGCCATGGTGGGCAAGTACGTGGACTTCCAGGACTCGTACATGTCGCTCAACGAGGCACTGATCCACGCCGGCATCCACACCCGCACCAAGGTGAAGATCCACTTCGTCGAGGCCGAGCAGATCGAGCGCGACGGCAATACCGACCGCCTGCACGGCATGGACGCGATCCTGGTCCCGGGCGGGTTCGGCGACCGCGGTATCGAGGGCAAGATCATCGCCGCGCAATATGCCCGCGAGCAGGGCGTGCCCTACCTCGGGATTTGCCTCGGCCTGCAGATCGCGGTGATCGAGTACGCGCGCCACGTGGCCGGGCTCGAGGGCGCGCACAGCACGGAATTCAAGCCGGACACGCCGCATCCCGTGATCGCGCTGATCACCGAGTGGATGGACCGCACGGGTGCGCTGGAGAAGCGCGATGCGGGCTCCGATCTCGGCGGCACCATGCGCCTGGGCGGTCAGGAATGCCTGCTGAGCCCCGGCAGCCGCGTCGCCGCCATCTATGGCAAGGACAGCATCGTCGAGCGCCACCGCCATCGCTACGAGTTCAACAACAACTACCGCGAGCCGCTCGAGCGGGCCGGCCTGGTGATGTCGGGCTGGTCGCAGGACGGCCTGTGCGAGATGGTCGAGCTGCCGGAACACCCGTGGTTCGTCGCCTGCCAGTTCCATCCCGAGTTCACTTCCAACCCGCGCGACGGCCACCCGCTGTTCTCCGGCTTCATCGAGGCGGCGCGCGTGCGGCGGCAGTATGAAGAGGCCGAGGCGGTGCCGGCATGA
- the ispF gene encoding 2-C-methyl-D-erythritol 2,4-cyclodiphosphate synthase, with protein sequence MRIGHGFDVHAFGEGDVVHVGGVAIPHERGVVAHSDGDVALHALCDALLGAAGLGDIGGMFPDTDAQWKGADSRDLLRAVVARVAEHGLRVANADVTIVAQAPRMAAHIPQMRERIAADLAIAAARVNVKATTTERLGYIGRGEGLAAHAVALLEEAS encoded by the coding sequence ATGCGCATAGGCCATGGATTCGACGTTCACGCCTTCGGGGAGGGCGACGTGGTGCACGTCGGTGGCGTGGCCATCCCGCACGAGCGCGGCGTGGTGGCGCATTCCGACGGTGACGTTGCGCTGCACGCGCTGTGCGACGCGCTGCTCGGCGCCGCCGGGCTGGGCGACATCGGCGGCATGTTCCCGGACACCGACGCGCAATGGAAAGGCGCGGACAGCCGCGACCTGCTGCGCGCCGTGGTTGCGCGTGTCGCGGAGCACGGCCTGCGCGTCGCCAACGCGGATGTCACCATCGTCGCGCAGGCGCCGCGCATGGCGGCGCACATCCCGCAGATGCGCGAGCGCATCGCCGCCGACCTCGCCATCGCCGCGGCGCGCGTCAACGTCAAGGCGACCACCACTGAACGTCTCGGCTACATCGGGCGCGGTGAAGGCCTGGCGGCGCATGCCGTGGCACTGCTCGAGGAAGCCTCCTGA
- a CDS encoding Smr/MutS family protein, with protein sequence MSPSDDDRELFRKAVEDVRPIAGREEPPARPTPPPRARFRRRDEAEVLAESLAADPEAEGETGEHLGFRRPQVGLPLFRKLRRGEISVRDEIDLHGLTAAEARAALYEFLAEAGRLNFRCVRVIHGKGKRSGHGGPVIKRKIGRWLQLREDVLAYCSARPVDGGTGAVYVLLG encoded by the coding sequence ATGAGCCCCTCAGACGACGACCGCGAGCTGTTCCGCAAGGCCGTCGAGGACGTCCGGCCCATCGCAGGCCGCGAAGAGCCCCCGGCGCGCCCGACGCCCCCGCCGCGCGCCCGTTTCCGCCGCCGTGACGAGGCCGAGGTGCTCGCAGAGAGCCTGGCCGCCGATCCGGAAGCCGAAGGCGAGACCGGTGAGCACCTGGGCTTTCGCCGCCCGCAGGTTGGCTTGCCGCTGTTCCGCAAGCTGCGCCGCGGCGAGATCAGCGTGCGCGACGAGATCGATCTGCACGGCCTCACCGCAGCGGAAGCCCGCGCCGCGCTGTACGAGTTCCTCGCCGAGGCCGGCCGCCTCAACTTCCGCTGCGTGCGCGTGATCCACGGCAAGGGCAAGCGCTCGGGCCACGGCGGGCCGGTCATCAAGCGCAAGATCGGGCGCTGGCTGCAGCTGCGCGAGGACGTGCTGGCTTATTGCTCGGCGCGGCCGGTGGACGGCGGCACGGGCGCTGTCTACGTCCTGCTCGGCTGA
- the ftsB gene encoding cell division protein FtsB codes for MRAVILILAALLLLLQVRLWVSDGGYRAAWRLDEQVAAQEVENAALRERNRALAAEVSDLKTGLDAVQEIARSELGMIREGETLFQVVELEEASLDAVSGGR; via the coding sequence GTGCGGGCGGTGATCCTCATCCTGGCGGCGCTGCTGCTCCTTCTCCAGGTGCGCCTGTGGGTGTCCGACGGCGGCTACCGCGCGGCCTGGCGGCTGGACGAGCAGGTGGCGGCCCAGGAGGTGGAGAACGCAGCCTTGCGCGAACGCAACCGCGCGTTGGCGGCCGAGGTCTCCGATCTCAAGACCGGCCTGGACGCGGTGCAGGAGATCGCGCGCAGTGAACTGGGCATGATCCGCGAGGGCGAGACCCTGTTCCAGGTCGTCGAGCTCGAGGAAGCATCGCTCGACGCCGTGTCCGGGGGGCGCTGA
- the tilS gene encoding tRNA lysidine(34) synthetase TilS, producing MNAFSPTALRDTLAAIDAQAAARRLCVALSGGLDSTVLLEALCRLRDRLPGDGLRAIHVHHGLHQDADGWARHCEALCVRLGVPLTVLRVDARPAPGESPEARAREVRYAALAEALERGEALLTAHHADDQLETVLIQLLRGAGVAGLAAMPAAASFGPGLHLRPLLGFTRAALADWAAREGLSGWLLDPANEELRYARNHLRSEVLPALRAHWPGAAAAAGRSARHCAEASGLLDELAALDAAHCVAGHAIRLSALRGLSAGRQRNLARWQARQLGLAVPDERRLATLLAQVLEAAPDAQPQVEWGEVVALRHGDLLWLAPAHALPEPAGALDWPDPRQPLALGPGLGTLALVPSDRGGLAGKALAAGPWRVVARRGGERLELPGRAGSRALKKLLQDAGVPPWIRTRMPLLEIGGALAAAGAQWVDAAWWAPAGEPAWRLRWERCELPGAEEFIVGGAAFC from the coding sequence ATGAACGCTTTCAGCCCGACCGCGCTGCGGGACACGCTCGCTGCGATCGACGCGCAGGCCGCCGCCCGGCGCCTCTGCGTGGCGCTGAGCGGCGGGCTGGACTCCACGGTGCTGCTCGAGGCCTTGTGCCGGCTGCGTGACCGGCTGCCAGGCGACGGGCTGCGGGCGATCCACGTGCATCACGGCCTGCATCAGGATGCGGATGGCTGGGCGCGGCATTGCGAAGCGTTGTGCGTGCGCCTGGGCGTGCCGTTGACCGTACTGCGGGTCGATGCGCGCCCGGCCCCGGGTGAAAGTCCGGAAGCGCGAGCGCGGGAAGTTCGCTACGCGGCGCTGGCGGAGGCGCTGGAGCGCGGCGAGGCACTGCTCACGGCGCACCATGCCGACGACCAGCTCGAGACGGTGCTGATCCAGCTGTTGCGCGGCGCGGGCGTGGCCGGGCTGGCGGCGATGCCGGCGGCAGCGAGCTTCGGCCCCGGGCTGCATCTCAGGCCGTTGCTGGGCTTCACGCGTGCCGCGCTGGCCGACTGGGCTGCGCGCGAGGGTCTCTCCGGCTGGCTCCTCGATCCGGCCAACGAGGAGCTGCGCTACGCGCGCAATCACCTGCGCAGCGAGGTGCTGCCGGCGCTGCGCGCGCACTGGCCTGGTGCCGCGGCGGCGGCCGGGCGCAGCGCGCGCCACTGCGCGGAAGCGTCGGGCCTGCTGGACGAGCTGGCGGCGCTGGATGCAGCGCACTGCGTGGCGGGACATGCGATTCGCCTATCGGCCCTGCGGGGACTGTCCGCGGGAAGGCAGCGCAACCTGGCGCGCTGGCAGGCACGCCAGCTGGGGCTGGCGGTGCCGGACGAGCGCCGGCTGGCCACCTTGCTGGCGCAAGTGCTGGAGGCGGCCCCGGACGCGCAGCCGCAGGTGGAGTGGGGCGAGGTCGTGGCCCTGCGTCACGGCGACCTGCTCTGGCTCGCCCCGGCACATGCCTTGCCCGAACCGGCGGGGGCGCTGGACTGGCCCGATCCGCGCCAGCCGCTCGCGTTGGGCCCGGGTCTCGGCACGCTCGCCCTGGTCCCGAGCGACCGCGGCGGGCTGGCAGGCAAGGCGCTGGCAGCCGGGCCGTGGCGGGTGGTGGCGCGGCGCGGCGGGGAACGGCTCGAGCTGCCGGGGCGCGCAGGATCGCGCGCGCTGAAAAAGTTGCTGCAGGACGCGGGGGTGCCGCCGTGGATCCGGACGCGCATGCCGCTGCTGGAGATCGGCGGCGCGCTGGCGGCAGCAGGCGCGCAGTGGGTTGACGCCGCGTGGTGGGCGCCTGCGGGGGAGCCGGCCTGGCGCCTGCGCTGGGAGAGGTGCGAGCTGCCCGGCGCGGAGGAATTCATTGTGGGCGGAGCGGCCTTCTGCTAA
- the ispD gene encoding 2-C-methyl-D-erythritol 4-phosphate cytidylyltransferase, with protein MMARAWAVVPAAGSGRRMGAATAKQYLPLRGRPLLAHSLAPLLSCSRIDAVVLVIAAGDRRWQEAVSPGPRILTAPGGVERCHSVLSGLEALADRAAEDDWVLVHDAARPCLSSADLESLFAEIGNDPVGGLLALPLADTLKQADDEHRVVGTVPREKLWRALTPQMFRYGLLRRALADAVEAGEPVTDEAAAMERAGHRPALVAGSGANLKVTTPEDLALADAVLRSREEK; from the coding sequence CTGATGGCGCGCGCCTGGGCCGTCGTGCCCGCCGCCGGCAGCGGGCGCAGGATGGGCGCAGCGACCGCCAAGCAGTACCTGCCGCTGCGCGGACGGCCCCTGCTCGCTCACTCCCTGGCCCCGTTGCTGAGCTGCTCGCGCATCGACGCGGTGGTGCTCGTCATCGCGGCCGGGGACAGGCGCTGGCAGGAGGCCGTCTCCCCCGGGCCGCGGATCCTCACCGCGCCGGGCGGTGTCGAGCGCTGCCACTCCGTGCTCAGCGGCCTCGAAGCGCTCGCTGACCGCGCGGCGGAGGACGACTGGGTGCTGGTGCACGACGCGGCGCGTCCCTGCCTTTCGTCAGCGGATCTCGAGTCCTTGTTCGCGGAGATCGGCAACGACCCGGTCGGCGGGCTGCTGGCGTTGCCGCTGGCGGATACCCTCAAGCAGGCGGATGATGAACACCGCGTCGTGGGAACTGTCCCGCGCGAGAAGTTGTGGCGCGCGCTGACGCCGCAGATGTTTCGCTACGGGCTGTTGCGCCGGGCGCTGGCCGATGCTGTCGAGGCCGGTGAGCCCGTCACCGACGAGGCCGCGGCGATGGAGCGGGCCGGGCATCGCCCGGCACTGGTGGCGGGTTCAGGCGCGAACCTCAAGGTGACCACGCCGGAAGACCTGGCGCTGGCCGACGCGGTGCTGCGGTCCCGCGAGGAGAAATGA
- a CDS encoding acetyl-CoA carboxylase carboxyltransferase subunit alpha, with amino-acid sequence MNLNFLDFEQPIAELEAKIDELRFVGDDSQVNISSEIKKLKAKSDALTRSIFSALSAWQVSQVARHPQRPYTLDYIERLFTDFEELHGDRTYADDAAIVGGLARFDGRPVMVIGQQKGRDTKAKVQRNFGMPRPEGYRKALRLMHLAEKFGLPVITFIDTPGAYPGVGAEERGQSEAIARNLLEMSDLKTPILAVVIGEGGSGGALAIGVADRVLMLQYSIYSVISPEGCASILWKSAEKSADAAEAMGITAQKLHELGLIDEVVPEPLGGAHRNYDAMAATLRKRLAQHLAQLDDLPRDQLLAQRYERLVGYGDFREG; translated from the coding sequence ATGAACCTGAATTTCCTTGATTTTGAACAACCCATCGCCGAACTCGAGGCGAAGATCGACGAGCTGCGCTTTGTCGGCGACGACTCCCAGGTCAACATCTCCTCGGAGATCAAGAAGCTCAAGGCGAAGAGCGACGCCCTGACGCGCAGCATTTTCTCCGCGCTCAGCGCGTGGCAGGTATCGCAGGTCGCGCGCCATCCCCAGCGACCCTACACGCTGGACTACATCGAGCGCCTGTTCACCGATTTCGAGGAGCTCCACGGCGATCGCACCTACGCCGACGACGCCGCCATCGTGGGCGGGCTGGCGCGTTTCGACGGCCGACCGGTGATGGTCATCGGCCAGCAGAAAGGCCGCGACACCAAGGCCAAGGTACAGCGCAACTTCGGCATGCCCCGCCCGGAGGGCTACCGCAAGGCGTTGCGGCTGATGCACCTGGCGGAGAAGTTCGGCCTGCCGGTGATCACCTTCATCGACACCCCGGGCGCCTATCCCGGTGTCGGCGCCGAGGAGCGCGGGCAGAGCGAGGCCATCGCCCGCAACCTGCTCGAGATGTCCGACCTGAAGACGCCCATCCTCGCCGTGGTCATCGGCGAAGGCGGCTCCGGCGGCGCGCTTGCCATCGGCGTCGCCGACCGCGTACTGATGCTCCAGTACAGCATTTACTCCGTCATCTCTCCCGAGGGCTGCGCCTCCATCCTGTGGAAGAGCGCGGAGAAATCGGCCGACGCCGCCGAGGCCATGGGCATCACCGCGCAGAAGCTGCACGAGCTCGGCCTGATCGACGAGGTCGTGCCCGAGCCGCTCGGCGGCGCGCACCGCAACTACGACGCCATGGCGGCAACCTTGCGCAAGCGGCTGGCGCAGCACCTGGCCCAGCTGGATGACTTGCCGCGCGACCAGCTGCTGGCGCAGCGGTATGAGCGGCTGGTCGGTTATGGGGATTTCCGCGAGGGCTGA